The region ATTGAATTCAAAACTATACAGTAACATGACAATTAAAACCAATTTTAATGAGGTCAAACTGACTAATTTTCAATCTAACCAACAACCTATTGAATTTTATGACTCACTATTTAGCTACCTATAATCTTACCCACCACCACAGTCACTTATATATGGTTTCCTTTTCAAGCTCATTTACTTACTcttgaccttttccaccttCCTGCTCCTATCTTTTTTAGTGGGGATGGACAAGTGAgcttttatttgttcttttttcttttggtgggGACTGGAGGgtgtggggggggggagggtagAGGTTCACGATGCATGTTATATGTAAATATGTCTCATTAGCACATCACTTACTAGCAAACATAAAAAAACATGGATTGGTATTCTTGGTTATCCAAGACTAGCCTTGATCAAACACTTATCTATGAGTATGGTCTTGTTTTCAACAGAAATGAGCTTCAAAAAGAGGACTTGATTTACTTCAACCATGAATTTCTTCTAAGCATGGGCATAATTGTAGCCAAACACAGACTAGAGATTCTCAaattggcaagaaaggaaagaggaGGAACAATCTCATCATCAAATGGCCTTTCTAGACTTGTTTTGGCAATCAACAAAACCAAGAAGCTCATTTCCAAGAACTTCAACAAACTCAGTTTCCACCGAGCTTCGACTCATCTGGCTCTCTCCGAGCTCAAACCTTGCCCAACACAGTGGACCAGAGCACTGACGAagctcaacaacaacaaaaacagcGTATCCTGGGTGTGATGAAGGATCCTGTCAGAGGTCGGAGCACTGAAGAAGCCCGAGAGCTCGAAAGCCATAGTCACAACAAGAACCATGATGAAGTCTGGACCGCTAGACAGAAGAAAGCAAGACAACAAATTGATGATCACCAGTAGGAACTTGAGTGTCTCAGGGCCTCTAGATgggaaagttcaagaaaggtTGATGATGTACCCCAATAGGAGCCCAATGAAGTCTGGTCCATTGGATAGAAGATACAAAGACAGTGCTGTTTATCCAAACAGAATCAATAAATCTGGACCATTAGATGGAAAGGGCTTCAGCCCAAGGCTTAATCACTACAATCAAGAcattataccagctgatgatgGGGTTCTCTACTCGCAATGGTCTTTAATGTTTCAAGATATGAAGCCCACTTGACGACTCATATGTAGCTATCATCTTGTAAGAGTGTCTGCAGATTACAGAATATCCTAGGTTAGTATGTTTTTTCTTGATAACCGTGGTGTCTGGTATACCAGGATGTAGCTTCATGGGCAAAGCTGGGGCAGCGGATGATGGGAAAAAACCACCTATTGTTTTTTGTCCgctgggatttgaacctgagacttCATGGTTctcccacttcattgaccactaggccacacccttggatGCTCCTTGGTTAGTATGTTTTTGGTAGATATATGTTTGGTTATTAGTAGCAAAAAGGCAGAGTGCATTCTTAAGGTAGCACAGGCATGTGGATTGCTGTCTCAACAACATTTCTTGTTCTGTTATAACCTTTTTTTCTGCATTTATGTACTTGGAAGCCTTGAATTAAGCTCAGTATCAAATATGTATGATGGCTGGTTCAtattgattataaaaatgaaattctAGGCAAGGCAGATATACTACAATCGTTCTTCCCAATAGATCAATACAGAGCTACCAAATAGAAAGCTCAATCAGCTACAAGTATATATGCAATAAAAGACTAGCAGGAAGAATTCTTGTCCATCAGCACTTTAAAGATCACGCTTAAGGAaatgtttggccatgaaaactattcaatttttttctggaattttttttttcacgttaTTTCACAATCAGTGCTTTGGTTATAAATTTCCCAAATCCAACTTGGAGTTggattccaaataaagtgaaaaatattttaaatctaCGACCAAACGCCTACCTAGTATCATTTCATCTATTAAGTGAAGGCTATGCAagttcctttcttcttcactcatGTAATGTTTAGCAATGCATATAAGATCAAGACCAAGTTTTCCAACCAATGAAAGATGTTAAAGATAAATTGCAGGACCACAGCAGCAATGTGATTTTGGGGTAAACTATACACACAATTAAATGATCTTCCTGGGAGTTTATTCTACAAGATGAGCATGATGGTGGGCCTTGATAAAGACATTCACATGCAATACTTATTTTGATACTGAAAAAGACAGGTCTCATGTCATTATAAAGGCACCAAAACTTACCAGAATTGACCTTGTCCACAAGGATAGGCCATTAGAATGTAGTAATCATAAAACTTGAAATTGTTCCATCTTGAACCTCAACGGTAGCTCAGAATTAAAGTCTGATAATCCAAAACCAATTCAACTTATCAGCATAACTCTACCTTTCTGCAATTAACTACAAATCAGGGTATAAAATCTACATAACTATGTTTGTTGTAATGTTTCAGGTATTTTATTGATAGGCAAACCTCAGACCGGCCCTGATAACTGTAGTAGTATACACTTCCATGTCAGTTAGCCTAGCTCCATGTTTTTGTCAGTGATCGAGAACTTCATAAACTATTCTTCCTGTTCCCTTTGAAGTCTCTGGGAGTTCTTACGGAATAACCACACACATACTTATAATGTTGTGGTGTCATCGAAACAGTTTTCATAGTGTTTAGACATCAGTCTTAAGGGGACAGTGATACATTATCTAACAATAACATGCACATAATACTACCAAGATTGTATAACCATTTGGGATGGAGCGGATACAAATTAGATGAGAGGACGCTATTTCTTACTATAGCTTCATGTATCAAGTGTTACAACTCAGCAAGTAGTTACATTCAGTAGTTTAAGCATCTAACTGCAAGATGTTTCATCGTGGACACACCCGAAATAACCTAAAattatcaaacatatcatacaaatcacaacaaatttcaaaaatattatacTGTCCGAGATTTGACCTCACAGGCAATCAGGTACTTGTCAATGTGCTTTCCTTTAGAACATTACCACATGACGTCACTCGGATTTTTTTCAAGATACCTAATGATTTGAACTTTGAGGTAGCCGAAACGATCCTCCAGCATAAAGCATTTGATAAACGGGTTTTATTCTCATGGTAAGAACGATACTAAGCATGGTGCCGAGACCACATACTCCAGCCAGAACAAGGAAGGTGACTCTAAAGCAATTAGGACCCATGCAAGTGGAAGTATGCTGCTTGGCTGCCTCATTATCATAGAGAAACCCGGCAAGCAGACCGGAGAAGAGGTAAGCACCTAAGGGGTTTCCGAGCgacataaaattgaaaattataccaaaatgcTTGAGACCAAACAGCTCAGAAGCTGTTGGGACCATTGTTGTAAATTGAACGCCATAGCAGACTCCGAGTAATGCTGTCGCTGCATATAAGGTACCGTTAAGTGCAGAAGCAAACAGAAGGTAGGTAATGATCATTACTACTTGTGTGCATGTCATCCAAACTGTTCTAGGTACTGCTTTTAACCTGCATTGAAAATCGAACACTAAGCGATTAGATCAGGGCTAGTATTATGACAGTAAAACACTATAACTGAAACAAGCAGTCTACTTATTCATTTCAAGCATGTTTACCATCTTCAACACGTTATCTCGTCCATAAATTGTTTTTGACTACCCTTTTTGAATACTTAGGTAAAAAAGTTGCCCTATCAATTTTATTGACAAAAGCACAAAatcagtcaaacctctctataacagcatcgtTTGTTCTGATACTTTTTGGCTGCTATAGTGAAATGCTattatagagaacatataacatatcataaaaGATGGGCTCCTAGACTAGCAAGTGTGTTTCAGCAGCTAAATTGGTATCCATATGGTAGTAAGTCATAGATGAGCATAAGAACATCCTGAAGGTTGGGACAATGTCCAACCTCAGGTTATTTGCGCTGTAACTGTTTTCACTTCGTAATGAAATCATTTtattgccaaaaaaagaaaggatggGTTCCTCAGAAACCATGGtttgttatagtgaaatgttgatATGGAGCATGACTGTTATAGAAGGGTACTGTAGTAGCAATAACTGCTTAACTAATTACTTTTGGTTAAGTTTTAAGCGATAAAACCACCTATCGGCTATTTTATTTTCCCATTGATTGACAATAATTAAGTCAAACAAGAgaggattaatttttttatctttttgatgACCGAGAAATCCGACTGGGGCCAACCCTTAGGACTAACCGTAACTTCTGAAACTCGGTGAAAATGGGCCCGCCCCTCTACCCTTCTCTACTTAACTACCAAGCATAGTTTGCATGGTGCAGGGCTCGAACCTGTGACCTAAGTCACAAGTCCCTCAACATTTGCCGTTTGAGTTAAGCTTTGGGGCAACAAGAGAGGATAAATACAAATAGTAGCTAAGAAGaggttgaaggaacaattatcacaCCTGACAAAATATTCTGAAAGAACTCCTCCACCAAGGCGACCAACAAAGTTGCAGAAACTGAAGAGTGATAACAGGATCTTTGTATCATGAAGACCTTGAGCTATTCCAATCTGTGCCAGATTATTGAGAACAGTAACCCCAGAACCCACACCgaaaaaataaaccaaaaacaaaagcCAGAAATCTGCCTTGACCAAAGCTTCAGTAAACTTGAAATCTTCACCTCTTCTTGGCctcctctttttctttatcGCACCTTCCCCCTCAGCCAAAAGCATATCCACTTCAGATATTTCTTCTCCCTCTTGAAAACTTCCTAGATTTGTTGCTGATGATGACGGTGTTAACAAGGGTTCCGATTTTTCTGATACATCGGAAACGCCCAACTTGCCTTTGTTTGACGGATAAAAAGTCATCTTCGCAGGAATGGCTAGTGGAGCCATTAGAAGGACAACCATGATAACGAGAAGACTGTAAGAAACAAAGACGTTTAACGAAAATACGTCTTccaaaattgttgttgttaatacaTAGACACCGAGCACGATACTAGCTACTTGGACGAACAGAAAGTGGTACGACTCTGAAGAATCTTCTCCTAAAGACGGAGTACAAGGCCTAATAAAGTACATCATTAACAAACTTAATGTAGGAACACCTAATGCAAGGAACAGCAAGAGCTTAGAAGAAGAATTGCGAAGCAATGCACTATAGACTTCTGTATATACTGCAGCACTGAGCCCTCCATAGCCTTTAAGAATCCCAGCAACCGTGCCCCGACTTAGAGGAAAGTTTCTCATATTAGTCACAAGCACAGTTGTGCTGAACCAAGCACTGCTATTCGTGGCCACACAAAGTGCAATCCATAACTGCCAAAACCACAAAGTACAGTATATTGTtcaattaaaaagaagaaatgagAGAATGATAAGTGAAACAAAATACCAGAGACAATTACATTAACTCTTGGAACCATAAGTAGTGTTGACGAAGCTACAGGCAACAATGAATGGAAAAATTAGGAAATATTAAACGCCGAAACGATTAATGAGCATCAGCGGGTACCATTCACCAAGTAGCAGTGAACAACAACTTTAAAGGACAACATGGAACATTTCAGGACTGGGGAAACCCATTACATTACTGTGAATTAAGCCATGGTAAGCGGTGTTAATGGCCAGAAAAAGCAAGATGGAAGGAAAAACATTCGGcttcaaagaagaaaaaataaagattacCCGCTCGGACATCTTCTTAAGGTAGTCCAGCACGATTTGTTTCATGAGATGTAATAATAAATAAGTTATTCTTCTGCCATGCAATCTTAGTTCAGCTTGTTCAAGCTTAAGGACTCTATGGGTTCAAGCTTTAAGGTTCTGAGCATTGaacctattttatttttataattatggGTCCAGACGTACTATTTGTTTACACATACATGGGTCAAAAATATTGGGTTCAGATGAACCCGGTGCTCTAAGGCTGCTTCCGCCTCTGGCAGAGGTCCTCTCATAGAAGACTTGATTCAACAGTCGATGCTTCTTAACATTAAGTTGCACGATTGAACAGTTCCAGGTCAGAAACTTAAGCTAATTTTCTTTCATGTCAAGCACAATCTTGAAAGATGAACCGAGAGTGAAGAGACTTTACTCTCAGAAAATCTAATTATAGCTGGGCTGTTGctaagatttcataaaatttcAGCAGACTGTAACATTCTCAACTGTAAAATCACTTTAaccacataattttaaattatgCAGTATAAGCATCAATTTTGAAGAAATCATTACTCATAAAGTTGATCTTTCTGAAATTTTTAtattccctctgtttcaatttgtttgtcttactttcctttttagtcttagtctgtttaaaaaagaatatctctttcctaatttggcaactctttaattccaacaACCCACATGACATGTTGAAGACTTcaagattaaagggcattttggtacattacacatatatttagtttaagaccacaagattcaaaaatcgtTTTACTTTCTAATACTTCATGCCAAGTtaaactaagacaaacaaattcaaACAAAGGGAGTATTCATATTGCAATTACAAATATACCACTTGGACAGCAAATCAATTCTTTTCTCATAAAATTGGATTTCATTAAGACACACATAAATCAGCTCATAACAAAGACACAAGATTGCAATtgcaaataaaaagaataaacaGCATGTAATGTCCTAGAAATGGAACTTTCAAAAACATCAACACAAAAAGGAagacaagaaaaacaaaagggactaaaaaggaagaaaagggaCCGTTTCAATTTGTTCGTCTTACTCTCCTTTTTAGTCGGTttacctctttcctaattttcaactctttaatttcaaacATCCCACTTGGCACGTTTAAGACCACAAAGTTAAAGGGCATTTTTGTACATCAtacatatttttagtttaaaaccacaagattcaaccATCTTCTTTACATTCTTAAACTCCGCGCTTAGTCAAACTAagataaacaaattgaaacggagggagcaGTAAGTACCAAAACTAATCCAATCGGCtcaaaacaaagaaacaagaTTGCAAttgcaaataaaaataaaaataataaacatcaatcaaatattagatctttaacatacataagCACAAAACAAGACAAAGAAAGTAAAACGGGCtaataaaaagcaaaaaaggaaGAGTCTTTACCAGCCAATAAGGCAAGTTCTGAACAGTTTGACTAAGTGGTGGCCTTGTTCCTCCTTTTACATTCACCATTTTCTTGGAATCTTTTGGATCTTTAAGGTTTCAATATGTtcgtcttacttttctttttttaaatggtTCTCTTTCCTAATTTTGCAAATCTTGTAGTTTCAACACCCCATCAAGACGTCtaaaaccacaagatttaaCACTAGTCTTATCTTCTTAAACTCCGCCTACCAACCAAGATAAACAAATTGATAAGTACCAAACTAATCCAATCATCTCAAAACAAAGTAACAAGATTGCAATtgcaaataaaaagaataaacaTCAATCAAAGATTagatctttaacatacatatgcaCAAAACAAGACAAAGAAAGTAAAAGGGGCtaataaaaagcaaaaaaggaaGAGTCTTTACCAGCCAATAAGGTAAATTCTGAACAGTTTGACTAAGTGAAAGCCAAAGAACACCATAACCAAAGAAACATGAGAAAGAACCAATTAATAAAACAACCCAAGGTGGGAACTTATTACAAACAAGTCCAGGAATAAGTCCAACATTTTCACCAATATCATTTGCCACACCAAGCATAGTaagttgttgttgattaaaaccAAGAACTGATTTTAATGAATGAGAATAAAGTGGGAAATTGTATGCATTTCCAGATGCTATTTGTAACCAAACTGCAGCTCCTAATCCTACCCATGGTGGTCTTGTTCCACCCTTTACATTCACCATTTTAAGGTTTTCAAGATTCTATTTTTTTGATCATAAAGAAGAGTTCCTTTTTTGTGTGTATTTACAAGAATTGGGAGGTGCaagtgagaaagaaagagacaAAAGGAAAGGGAAAGATGGGATTTTTATATTCGATTTTGATGTTAGATGAGATCACCTTGGGGTGAGTTGGGGGATGAATCTTGCAGGGTGTTGTTTGTCTGAGAGGTAAGAGTGTCCAAAAACAGAAAACAGAGGAAAAAACCAGGTTTCTTTGGATTTATTGAGGCTTGTGTCTACTCCTTGGAGCACGGGGCATGATACGGGATGGTACAGTACATGaaattttgatgataatttcAGTTTtcggtttcaaaaaaaattatattattatcgtataAATTAATTCGATATGATTGGTATTTTTAAGTGCGGTTTCAGTATTTTGCAGTGTGATAAATCGGTAACTATAATTTGTTCGAATTCGACTTACATACACTCATATCGTagaaaattatgatttcggCTATTtaagaaacgtctcaattatatcGTACTAATAACtcacacatgtaaaaatattcaaaagaacaTACAAACAATCCAAAATATATCAATTACACAAAATATTACATCCACAtagtcatatttttaaattacatcCGCATAGCTAAATTTTTCGTTGCAATAGTGTTTATATAcacgatatacaacattatacttACCGTAGACAATGTATAAACCTTGTTTACAAGTGTctaataatgtataaaatgcCCATTTCGGATTATATTAGAAATATGGGCCATTTcggataaatattttctccaaatagacatagagggttatttttcctatttaaaTTATGAGGTGCGTGGCGGGGGGGGGTTGAGTTTCTATGACgatcttgaattattattttcgtAGTATTTACTCTCTCATTAATTACCTGGTAAAAAGAAAACACAAACTTATTGATTCTTGCATCCCAAAATTAAAATACACCTTGCACCAATAATAGATCAGTCTTCAACTATTTTTTCCCACTAAGTAGCTTTAATGTTGTGCtttaaattttgtttcaaatgTACTTTTTGCACATTTCCAGAATTCCTTCTTTGAAGACATTAGTCTTGAATAAATGCGTGTTTGTACATGCTGGttttagccctttttttttACCAGATAATTAGTAAAGGGGTAAATAAtacgaaaaaaataaattcagtGGAGTCATAAGATTCCCATGACTCACGTAGTTTAGGTGTGTAATTTTGCAATCTCATCATAGTTTAAGTGTGCTTCTACGTCTTATCCCTTTTAAGTTCATGACTCTTTAGACTATAACACtttttatatattgaattttaaataaaatacttaatACATATTAAATCGGgtgatttaaaaaatgaatattttatgCTTCTATTTAAATTAATGTTTCCAACATTGGTATTTGTATGTGAATAATTATTTCaagtttaatgaaaaaaattggCATAAAATACTCTTAAATAGAACGATAGAGATGTAAAACGACATCAAACAATAGCATTCAAGTCATGACACGTTATGAATTCATTCTATATTGAACCTAACTGTCTTCTTAATTACTCATAAATCTTATTGAGTGGTCATGATTTCAAAGGTACACACAAAGAAGAGGAAAATATACATTTTAGAACGGGGACATGTAAGTCATGATAAATCGGTAAAGCTTTAAGCTATATAAAACCTAGTTATCCTATTGGATAACTCACAAACTTTACAGAGTTATCATAATATCATTTCACTCATGATATGTCTTCTTTATTCATTTCGTCTCACTCATGATATCtctcttttataatttaaaatatacaaaaagaaaTACATCTCATAACGGAGACATGCGTGTCATGACAAATCATTAGGACTTTCATACTATATTCAACATATTTGTCTTGTTGGATTATTCATAAACCATACCGGTTGTCATGGTTTTTCTGTTGACCCGGGCCATGACTTGTCCTGAAGAGTTTTAATATATTGTCTTCTATTGCAAGGGCACATATGTCATTTGCCTTGCATGTAAACCCAAACacacatatatcacaacatatataaaaacggggataaaaaataaatatcagtCCCATTAGGGGATACCCGAGCAATTTCACCTTAAATGAGTTTCTTAAAACAAATATGGAGCTTTGGAATAAAGTTATTGAGTTATACTGATCCCCTAATTTTAACATTAGCCCTTGGTAGGAGCCACAAAGATTTTTGTTTGAtcataaattatttaattatttgttaaatacTTTGAATTACATAATAATGCTTATATGTTGTTTCCACCtatcttaaaataattttgccTAAATTCACACAAGAAATTAATTTGCTTGACTTTCGTACTCCGAagctgcaaaaaaaaaaaaaatgaaatagaaaggaataataaactctttttttttcttcaatttattaGGCATAGTTTGACTCGCACGAAATTTAAATGAAGACTTTAAAATTGTGATCttaaatatatcataatatGTATAGTtataagacttttaaaatttgtgatcttaAAGTATATCATAAATGTTGTGTagttatacaatttttttcttaaaggtAAAATgtaaattcaaattaattactgtaaatatagaaatatacttttcttttttaaatgaattAGTAGGAAATAGTGACAAACAAATTGAGAAGGAGGAAACATATACCTTCTCTTAAAAAAGAAATCATATCTCAAAAGAACAATTGATTCTTATGTGGTTACCACCAAGACTTGTAGTTTAGTGGTGTCATTTCCccccttttccttttgtttcccAGATCCCAGAGCAATggtatttttctataaaaattattaaaaatctTATATGGTCCCTCGAAAaaaattaacaagaaaaaaggtaaatcatttaaaacaacaaagaagtgcTAGTCATACTTTTGACGCAAATAGTTTCCGCTATTTATCGTAAAGTGAAATTAAACGTGAACTgacattttatttaaaaataatatacaaaaaatcagtgtcaaaaataatttcttaaaaaatatattggTCACGCTTAATATAACTGATTCATGAAAATATTCATCAGCATGGAAATACAGGAAGTATTGAATAGGCTATTAGTTTCTAGTTCTACAAGCCTTTCTTGAAAGCTTTTCTGTAATTATTTCCTTCCCATatgtattaaaattttattgtCTAGGCCGTTTTGAAGtgataatttattttcatatgaaTTGGTCAACTTGTTATTACAGCATCTACGCATTtgttaaaataaataagtaaaatttGAATACTCAATTGAGGATTCTTttgcttaatatttttttttttttttttggtggcaAACACACCCATTTCGGGTGTTCTTTTATGATATCACATTGTGGTTTTTTGCTTAATTTGTGCTATTTGCTTGACGTATTAATTTTGTGGCCTGTATTACGCGTGCTTTGCTTGAAAATGACATATCAGCAACtaattatttttatcaattCTTGCTGCTATAATTGTGAGTCCGTCATAATCTACAAGCAACAATTTTGTCAAAAAGCACAAATTAAGTCAACATGTTAGAATAAAGGTCCAACATatactttcaaaaaaaattgactaaatTGTTTGACAAGTGAgaccttatttttcttttctttgtataaCCA is a window of Lycium ferocissimum isolate CSIRO_LF1 chromosome 12, AGI_CSIRO_Lferr_CH_V1, whole genome shotgun sequence DNA encoding:
- the LOC132039542 gene encoding protein NUCLEAR FUSION DEFECTIVE 4-like isoform X2 — translated: MVNVKGGTRPPLSQTVQNLPYWLLWIALCVATNSSAWFSTTVLVTNMRNFPLSRGTVAGILKGYGGLSAAVYTEVYSALLRNSSSKLLLFLALGVPTLSLLMMYFIRPCTPSLGEDSSESYHFLFVQVASIVLGVYVLTTTILEDVFSLNVFVSYSLLVIMVVLLMAPLAIPAKMTFYPSNKGKLGVSDVSEKSEPLLTPSSSATNLGSFQEGEEISEVDMLLAEGEGAIKKKRRPRRGEDFKFTEALVKADFWLLFLVYFFGVGSGVTVLNNLAQIGIAQGLHDTKILLSLFSFCNFVGRLGGGVLSEYFVRLKAVPRTVWMTCTQVVMIITYLLFASALNGTLYAATALLGVCYGVQFTTMVPTASELFGLKHFGIIFNFMSLGNPLGAYLFSGLLAGFLYDNEAAKQHTSTCMGPNCFRVTFLVLAGVCGLGTMLSIVLTMRIKPVYQMLYAGGSFRLPQSSNH
- the LOC132039542 gene encoding protein NUCLEAR FUSION DEFECTIVE 4-like isoform X1; protein product: MVNVKGGTRPPWVGLGAAVWLQIASGNAYNFPLYSHSLKSVLGFNQQQLTMLGVANDIGENVGLIPGLVCNKFPPWVVLLIGSFSCFFGYGVLWLSLSQTVQNLPYWLLWIALCVATNSSAWFSTTVLVTNMRNFPLSRGTVAGILKGYGGLSAAVYTEVYSALLRNSSSKLLLFLALGVPTLSLLMMYFIRPCTPSLGEDSSESYHFLFVQVASIVLGVYVLTTTILEDVFSLNVFVSYSLLVIMVVLLMAPLAIPAKMTFYPSNKGKLGVSDVSEKSEPLLTPSSSATNLGSFQEGEEISEVDMLLAEGEGAIKKKRRPRRGEDFKFTEALVKADFWLLFLVYFFGVGSGVTVLNNLAQIGIAQGLHDTKILLSLFSFCNFVGRLGGGVLSEYFVRLKAVPRTVWMTCTQVVMIITYLLFASALNGTLYAATALLGVCYGVQFTTMVPTASELFGLKHFGIIFNFMSLGNPLGAYLFSGLLAGFLYDNEAAKQHTSTCMGPNCFRVTFLVLAGVCGLGTMLSIVLTMRIKPVYQMLYAGGSFRLPQSSNH
- the LOC132039166 gene encoding uncharacterized protein LOC132039166; the encoded protein is MDWYSWLSKTSLDQTLIYEYGLVFNRNELQKEDLIYFNHEFLLSMGIIVAKHRLEILKLARKERGGTISSSNGLSRLVLAINKTKKLISKNFNKLSFHRASTHLALSELKPCPTQWTRALTKLNNNKNSVSWV